The Drosophila bipectinata strain 14024-0381.07 chromosome 3L, DbipHiC1v2, whole genome shotgun sequence region ACAACTCCCGCACGTCATCCAACTGCAATTGTATAGCATAAAGTGTGTCGACGACAATTTGTAAAAATGCCTTTGATTTGCTCTTTGGTCATTCTTATACATAATCAtgcatacatatttatatgaatatataccACATACTACTACTTATACGTACATATATAACAGGCTGCATAGTACAACAAACGATTTGTGTATTAGCAACAGGCCGACGCCCGCCCAAAACCAAAatgaagaaacaaaaaaaactaaacaaaaaaactcgaaaaaaaaaacaaaaaacaaaaatggtaaaaaaatgttcaaagtATGTTGTTGATTCCTTCTGCTCCTCGCTCGTATTgccaattattttaattattattccTCCTTCAGATTTCCTAATTAAGAAGCCTGTATTTCGTTTGTAATTGTATTAGTCTGTCGTTTAAAAACGCTTTTACTTTCAATACTCTCAATGTGTTAGGCAACGAATGAGCATTACTTAAAGTACCAAAATTTACGCAACGTCTAAGTATGCctagtttatatttttattgtatttgttttaGCTCGATCAGATGAGGGTTACctatacatattatatataattacaCACACAATAAGGGGATATCCAAACATTTAAGTACTGTCTTACATTATCATCCTGAGTATTTTCTGAGAAGCGCTTCATACTAATTGCGCCCTTCATTATTCTGAATATTTGAATATCCCCTTGCGCGCACTTGTATTTGTAAATTGGAGACTtgtatttattgtattttgaATCGAATGCAAAAGCAATGCCAAAATACCAAACGGTTCAACACCAATCGACACAACACAACACCACACCACACACCCCATATGCTGCAAGCACAAACTTGTGTCTTTTGCCATTATGACTCTATTTGTATACAAATCGGTataaccaaaaaatattcaatgtCGAAAGTACAAAACACACTGAAAGAAACTACGATCGAAAGTGAAAAGTAAAAGCCGAACAACGGCCGGCATTTGTCATCCCTGATCTACACACCACTACCTACAATTATACTACATACGATTTCGATTTCTATCAATACCGTCTGTTTACCTAGCAATGCAACAGAACCAAACAGAAGAAACGAGAAATTCAAACGAAGACTTTCCAAGAAGACATTTTAAACTTTACCACATTGTATGTTTTATATGTATTGTTTTTACTGTTCTTGTCAAGTTGTCGTtgagaaaatgttttttgttttaaacgtGCAGAGAACCACgaacaaaaaaggaaatattttaaagaattcaaaaacaaatatGCCATCTTTTGCTtccaaataattaaattttaattatgtttaaaaataaaaaggaaactactttaaaagtaaaatCGATGTTTGTTTTACACGTGACAATTTGctcaccaaaaaaattataaaaataactaaaaatataacatagagattagaataaaataatagtgTTAAGAGAAAGAAAGTGCAGCATATCAGGCATAGAAGTGTGGAAAGTAACTGAGTAAAGTAATCCCCTCTTCCCAAACACCCGTAATGAAAAAGATCAATGTTTGCCAATTCAGTTAGGACCCTTGTCGCAAACGCAAACTAAGCTTGGGCACACCAAATTGCACAAATCTCAAATCgcttgctttttatttttgcatattttgcaTACTGTAggaacacaaaaaacaaaaatccgagaaaacaaactaaaaataatagccgaaaaaacgaaaaaaaaaaatattgaaacgTTTAAACTATCTCTGATGAAAAACTGTGATAATTAAATGAAGTTGCAGGGTATTTGATAAAGCAAacttaatttaaacaaattgtaAAACATCAACTAATGGACTCAACCATTTGGAAGTACAGAACACAGCCAACACGAGACACTCACTCAACAAAAACGATAACGGAAactaaaaatgttaattatacGATTCTTTAGCATCACAATCAGCAGGACACGTCGACAGCAAGATGAATCAACCAAACAGCAATAAGTACTGCAATGAAGCCTAATTGGAGGAGTTTTAATGTGTAGTCTATAGCCGTGCGAAAATATCTCTAAGTTTGTGCGTTACTAGGGAAAGTCGAAGTCCGATAGTTTCACAGAAACTAAGcactaaactaaaaaataatactcaTATCAAGCAGCCAATTGTAAACCTTGTACTATGTATAAAAGCGTAAAAGATTGTCCCCAGTATTGTCTTCCCCCTagttacatatgtatgtgttttCGTCTTTACCAATTAACTTAGAATCCAGAATCCAATGATGAGCGACGATGATCGAGTCCTTCCCTTGTGCATATgccttaaaaaattataatacacaTATAGGAACACCCATTCACAACCGCATAGAGAGTGTAGTATTCATAATCGTAGCAATAGTTTCACCTACATACTGTGTGTCTTTTAATTGTTAAGCAGCAGCAAGcttaaagtatatacatatacgaTAATACTAATGATAAACTGGAAAACCAAAATGGATTCGTAATTATAATACCTAAAAGAAAACAATGTAGATAAATTCTTGTGGGCAGCTTTAAGCATTTTGTTTGTCTAATTATATAAACTTGAATAAGTGAAAAGAATACCAAACGTCCAAAGTTTTTTGCTAACAAGAACTAAGAACAATTGTGAACAAGAAAGTCTTCAGAAATGTTTTGATCACCTCGatgagaaacagaaacataATTATACACACCTATGTACATGCATGcctatatacaaaataaatacatttaccaattaattaattgattcaCTGATTGATTGATTCGTATCCATCTATCCATCTCGGGAATCGAGTGGAGgcctaaaatattttgtgacaTGCGATTAGTGTTAAGCGAGGTTGTACTTTTCATGGCGCAATTAACTGAGAAAAACCAAACTTGAATCGGGTTCCAGGACCCAAGCATAGATGCTAATTTTGGAGTATCGAAACGAACATTATTTAGTCTGTGTGTGTTCAGCAATTCAGTATTTCAATTAAGCCAATTCAATGAATACCCCAAGAACAATGATTAAAAATGGTTTCCAACTGCAAACCACAAGAAAGCTATAGAAGAGAGAACTTGAAATAATCAATCTAAGGTCTAATTCTCTAaactcttaaataaaaaaccagcGGGAACAACAACGAGGAAGATGAAACTGTAatacaacaaataaaattaaaaagagaaTTACACATTAAGAAACTTACAATTGAATTTCAacaacacatacatatatatttgaaaatagattaaaaaacgAATAAAAGTCGTATTAAATAAGGAAGCAAATTGTTAACATAATGGATATTTTGTTAAGTGCGAAACTTTGAACGAATTACTACCCACATTAGCAAACGTTAATGAGAACCGAACCCAAGTGTGCTTCATGTATGAATTTATGTTTAGATATTTACATCAACAGTACGCGTAAACATATTCCTAACAAAACCAAGCGAAAGAAAAGCCACATACAGAACTTGCATATTACTCTTAAcgattaaaaataacaaaaactattGGTGTctatgcatatacatatataataacgaactatatatatatatatattacctTTGTATATGTAAGCCGAGTACAGACTTTTGGGAATTGCAAAACGTATCGTCAAATATCCAAAACTGACATATTTGTCAAAGCTATTCAGAATAAAATACGTTAGGACTCCAGGTGATAGCTGCAGGTTAGAGTGGACATCATTGGTTTGCAAACTTTACGAAAAAATTGTTTAGGTTAAATAGTTGAACAGATACATTCAGATGCAATATTTCAATGAAAAAAATACTCATAAGCTGGCACAcgtggcgtatgagtgattttGTCTGATTAttaaactaatttttaaagaGAAGGATCTTTTTCTGTTTCAATTGAGAAAACTCTGCcaaattgttgtaaaaataaatttgtttaacCCTTATTAAGAAGatatttccaaaattttttgtttgtactCAATAACTTTTCAATTATAACACAAATGTTGCAACTTTACAATTTAGCAAGGTCCACTCTATGGCACACACGAATACACTTACACATACTCGCCGCTTTGCTTGCCACATTGTTTTTCAGTTCAAAAAACCAAAGGATACTTTGAATACTTTACTAACCCTAAGGGACACTCTGGAACGCGACTTCTTGAGTAAGTGCCTTAACAGAGAAAGAGAAGACAAGATGGAGAGGTTTGGAGAATTACGGGagaggaaattattaaaaaattaatcaattGTTTTCGGTGCATTTGTTTAGGGAGAATAAGATTGAAAGATATGACCTTTGTTCAAACTTTAACTAAGTGTTAGCCCCGAGCAAACCAACTAAACGTAGTTCCAGAAATCAAACAGACAAAATAGTTAACTTTATGCTCCGATCTATATACTACTCTAAGTACATATATACGTATTTAATGAATACCTTTACCGTCGCATTTCTACACTGGCATATAAGTACTTGTACGATTTAGCTATGAATTAGACCTTGTAATTGTGAGTGTTTTTGGCCCGTCTACGTTTTGCtcaacgcacacacacacacaaaactaaaaataaaaaaaatatttaaaaaaaaacaacacacaaaAGTTAACCCCGCTTTACCCCGTTAAAGACAATTTGTGATTGTTTTGCATGTACCCTACATTTAAGCGAGTATACACGAATATGGATAAGGCCGCCCAGCGCGGAAACGGAGGCGAAGGCGAAAGCGAAATTGTACGAGTAATAGCATTAATTGTCTAACAATAAGATTTGTGCATTATACGATAGAAATTCACTTTGAATTCGTATTGAAATTTATCAATAAAGCGATACTATTTGATTCTTAATCAAACGCATTTccaatttttgcatttatattattgttttattttttttttaatttaaaaaagatattttatCTATTTGTATACAAAACTATGTTTCTTCTTCTGTGcttaatatttgtttgtaaatattttttgcagtttatttttctatcACAGCTGTGCCCCAATAAGTGCGCTACATAAACTTTAATCCTGCTCAGCTCTCAGCTCGACTTGGATGTGGATGCGGTGGGTCTCGATCCGGTTATTGTGTCGATGGCctgggtggtggtgctggtggtgcttGGATGTGCGTGACGCGATCCACCGTGTCGACTTTCCATGTGCCGGAGCAGATCTCGTCGGCGTGGCAGAGATTTGTGACATATATGGCACTGGTGTCCAGCATCCGACTCTCCCTCGATGTCCACATCGCTCCCGGCACCACCAACCGGGGAGGAGGCCCCACCCCCAGAAGACGAACTTCCGGGTTGGGTCTGCAGATGCAACCGAACGTGCTTGTTGAGATTACTCGGGTCTCCGAAAGGGCGGAGGCAGAATTTGCATTTCAGAGGCTTGAAACCGGTGTGGGTTCGAATGTGGATCTTGAGGCCGTATTTTCGAGAGTAAACCTTTCCACAGTAGATGCACAGATGTCCCTGTTTGGAGGCGCCCATGTTGCTGACTATGGCCTCGATCTGGGCGGCCGCATTCATGGGATGCGAGGCCAATGGTGCAGTAGCCATCGAGATGGAGGGCAGGTAGGAGAGAGTTGATCCAGCTGTGGTGGTGACCGTGCTCAGAGGAAGATTCGAGGTAATGGCTGATATGGGACGAAAGGCGGAGAAGCGTGCGGCCATTGGGGGTGGCGGTGAGTGGGTGGGAGATGCCGAAGAGGTGGAGGAAGTTGCCGGTGTGGGCGACAGTTGGTTTACCGTCGTCTGACTCCTTGCCGCCGCTTTCAGGGCATAGTGTAGTCTCATCCACAGAATATCCATGGCACTGCGCCCACATCCGAGGGCCAAGTGGATCTTCAGCGGATGCGGGGTCTCGAAGGTTAGGTGGCACAGATGACATGTGTATCGGTTGTTTCCTGTAGAATAGTCAAAAAAGACGTTAGTTGATAGTCCACATAAAGATCTGAAGAGCTTCTAAACATACCTTGAATGTTAAGGGGCGTTAGGAAGGGTATGCCCATCAAGAGCACCAGCTCCTCTCCAAACCAGGCCACGATCTCATCATCTCGTGCCACGTCTCGCACCAGCCGCACCCTCACCTGCCCGCCGTGCAGTTCGAAGATGGCATTAAAGCTATACACATCCTCTGAGAGCTTGATCTGCCGCAGGAGGGAGGCCGATACGATCAGTTCTCCGTTGGACATCTGGCAGTGGGTGCGTCCTGAATCGGCGGGCGCAGCCGGGGCGCTAAGTAAGGCGGCTGTGGGCACAGCAATGGAGCAGATGTCCTTGGGGGTGTACTGTGAGGTGTAGACTCCAGGGCGGGGATTGCTTCTAATCTTTTTGGCCGGACTGGCTACTGAACTGGTAGTGGAAGTCGCCAGCGAAGCTTCGGTAGTGGATGTGGTGGCCGTGGTACTGCTGGGCAGCAACTGTTCGATCCGGAAGATCAGGCTAGCCGAGCGCTTCTGCTCCAGACTGTCCAACTGAGCCGTCGTGTGCATCGTGTGAGTTCGAATTTGATTCTGTGTTCCAATTGGAAGAGGACCTTCGTTTTATACCGCGCTTCCGCATCCGGCGCTCCCTTATTTTGTCCGGATTTGCCACGGCCTTGCAGCAAGTGCAAGAATTCCCAGCCCAGGAAGCGGCCGGCACCGGCCGGAATCGGCCTGCCTACAACATAGCTACGCACTTTACTGGCTTAGAACATCTCGGCAGCGAGCATCCATCCAACCCCCGTCCACTAGCCGACATCCCTTTTCGAGGTCCTGGTGCGTCCTGGTGGTTGCTCGGCAAGTGCAACATCATGTCCTCGCAATCACCAGAGCACTAAGCCAAGCTAAGCGGCCTGTAGCAAGTGTGCGTATTCCAAGAGTCCTTTACCTCCCGTTTCCCTCTCCGCTCCCGCTCCCCCTCCCCTGCAATTCATCCTTTTATATTTGGCTTTTGGGCTGCGCACaaggaaaatgtttttaattgaaattaaacgatcgtttgttgctgtttctgttgctgttgttgtaaTTCCACCGTATACAAATCGCATTCGCTATCCTCAATGTCATCCTGCCACTTCCACCCCCTGCCCCTCATAGGAAGGTACCCCTGCCGACGCTAATGCCTTAATATATTGGCCTGTATCGTTTCACGATTTGCGGTTTGGGGTGGGTCGTGATTTTTGAGCTCGGCGGTTGCTGGCAAGACCAAAAGGGCGGAATGAGGGAAGgcgaaatattttataaacttcacaatatttaaaattaagatttaaaataaagatttGTGGGCATTTGTTTTAGAGAGCTTCAAGATGAGAGAGCTTTcgaaatttgatttttatctTATTGTATTTCtcgaaataatttattaaatatttaaaatgaattattattatttaaaattaaatacatttttttttggacattGCTACTGgaaaactacaaaatttttatattgtacatgtatgtatataaccATTTAtagtattgttttttatccCAACACATTTTATGTactaaacatattttttttcaaaagtccATTCAGTTCTTAGTATACCCTCAACTGCAGCTACTCCGCTCCTGTTGGCTAGCAAATATGCTACGAGGctaatgttttcattattgcGACAGAATCGCTGCCGCATGCCAACCCTCGCCCGTCCCCCGGTCTTCGTCAAGCGATCAACAGGATAAGGTTGAACGAGCGTTTGGCAAGTTGGGAGAAACATGTGTTGCCAGTCACACAACCGCCGCTCCGGCTCAAGGGTTGGGTCTAACCCGGCGCAGGAGGAAGGGTGAATGCTGGGCACGCAACACCAGGCCTGGAGCAAGGTGTACCAGGGTATGATCAATACCGACTTGGTGGTTGCTTGTATTAGATAAGTAGCCCGCTGAGGGGCTTCAACTCTAGAATGTTAAATAGCTAACGGAGATAAAATTGAAAGGATATATCCAAAAGCATGACATTCATAGAAACGAATCCATTGATGAAATAAACTATTACTCATCCGTTATAAAGcatttatttcatttgtaCTTGTCAACCCGTTTACTTTCTCTTGTATGAATAACCACTGCCCCCGCCATTGTCCTGCCCACCCACTTCGTTGTCATCGCATCCATGACATCCACCTCCTGCCGCCAGCTTGTCAAGGGCCTCCTGAATCTCGATGGGTATGGGCGGTGGTGTCGGCAGGTGGTCACCTTGGGGCTGGAATCCGTTCTCGTCCGCAATGTAGGTCAGTGAGATTTCCTCTCCCTCGGGACTGGTGTAGGAGAAGGATCCCTCGGCAGTCTGGGCCTCAGCACCCTCCACCCCGGCATTTTTTAGATAGCCCATCTCCTCGGCTTTTATTCCGTTTCCAGTTTCATATTCATACTAAAATAATGGATCAGTTACTTTGTTTTCGGGGTTTCCTCACACTCACCTTGTAGGATCCATCAGTGTTGACCTGGGACTCTAGCTTAATGATTGGAATGACTTCTCCTCCTCCCTCCGGACCACCCCCTCCATTTCCAGACGACCCAGAATCTCCATTTCCAGGTGGTATGTAACCATTGCTGGGTGGAGGCTTTCCGTTGCCATTTTTGGGTGGTGGACCGTAGCTGGGTTTGGGTGGGGCAGGTGGTGGCTTACCATTACCGTTTTTAGGTGGACCATAGCTGGGCCTGGGTGGAGCAGGTGGTGGCTTACCATTACCGTTTTTCGGAGGTGGGCCGTAGCCACTCTTTGGCGGAGGGGCGGCTGGTGGCTTCGCGGGCAGATAAGTGGCCGGAGGACGAGCACTGGGATAGCCATCCGGTCGAGCCCAAACACAAGAAGTAACACAAACGAGAGCCAGCAAGATGATCGGTTTCATTTTCAGTTCAAAATGTGGCTGCTGGTCCAGACATGGTGGGGCTTATATACGGCAACTTAAGCCACAGACACGGGTAGACGCTTCTGACCACGAACTCTTGACCCTATGAGTCAGTCACGTAGCCTAGCTTCCGATGGTAATGGAAAACGAAGAGTAATCGAAGTTAAAGCCAGAACTGGGCCAATTCAAGTCCACGCAGCCGTCAGATTACTTCAACATCTGACAAAGCGCTAATAAATTGAGTGTGCAATCTCGATACCCAACTTTGATACCTTCACCCCAATCCCTGTTTGAGCCCTAACCGATTCAGCTAATcgctaaaaacaacaaaacccGCCCGGCCACAAGCAGAAacttttaattcaaaataaattttcagcAGGATCGGGCAACACCTGCATGACCAACGCAACCCCATCCAGTCCGAGACAGGCCAACCCCGCCCGATCCTTGGTGGGCTAATGCACTTTGCCTGTTGTCAAGGGGGTGCTAAGTCCTGGATTCAGGACGCAGGACCACCGAAACAACAGCAGGGATGTCGGCTTTAGTCAATCGTCTATTAACTTTTTGCCAGTCTCGGTACTCTGGGCGTAGGACAGAAAAAACCAGGGTGTCCtcgaatattttattaaatgaattgttaaatatttcaaataaatataattatatttccatttttgttttatattattactgtttgttctatttttatttacccAAATTCCCAtagaattaataatttaagttttatatttttttttattttttttaaagtttgttagctttttatacatacatatttaattttttatttcattttaagaAGCTAGAcatgttttttaaaacttaattcgagaattaaaataaaagaacttAGATTtcgttctttttatttacgggttttatttttattgtatttttataactaattaaatagtaaatacatttttaatgtgtttattaatttttgtagcATTTTTACCCACTGTATGGAAGCTGTTGCGGCTGCTGTTGTGTGTGTTTATCATTTGGTAGCTCGGCTTGTGCCTGTCGAGGATGCCGCTAATATCGAACCCTCCCCTAGGTCGAAAAAGGACGATGGCTAATGGCAATGTCGTTTGCAGCTTGTCCTACTTGTAATGTGCTGGCGCGCAGCTGACGTCCTCCCAGGCTACGGGAGTGCCTGGAGTGTGGATTTTGTGAACCTGTTCGTACCGTCAGCTGTGGATTCCGAGCGATATGGAATATTTCGCGGACCTTAGCCACCAAGCAACCACCCGGGCGGACCAGAAAGATCCGGCTGCTGCACCGGCTGCATAAACCAACAATTGTCGGTCCCCGGTCTTTGGTCCTTGATTCCCGGTTTTCGGGTTTCGGTTAGCCACGCACCGATGGCACATATTCCACGCCCGCATTCGCCGATGTGCGTCTCGAAAGCGAATTCTGACAGAGCGTGGCGATCTGATTGCGATTTTTTCGCCGTTTTGCGAGGGTTGGCCGATTAAGTTCTCGGGCTcgcttaaataaatatttttagatgagGTCCGTTGATAAATTGGCCGCTGGCCCTCGCTGACAGcttgaatataaaatattacgcgGGAATATGCCCAACTGTCGGCGGTATTAAATGTTTTCCGgcagaaatattaaaataacacGACACAgagcataaaaaaaagagcattAGTTAttgactaaaaaaataaactttcggCCATTTACACAACTAAATCTATAGGTGGTACTAAGATGTTTGTATcggaaatatataaataatcaAAGCTAATAAGTAGAAAGCATTCGATTAGCCAATGTGAAGGTTAGGTGCATattcaatttcatttaaaatgtgTTAGCTTAAGCAACACctataaataaacattacatacattttttttattttaaacaggTCACTGAAATATATAGCATTGTTTGATTTAGGAATTGGTTATTTGAGTTACGAATCAAGATTAATGTGTCTCCTGAAGATGtttgatttttatgttttaggGAACagattttaaagtttttccaatAACTATTAATTTTAGGGTATTTCAAAATCGTTTTCATTGCGTTATTATggcttaattattattttaatcgcCTTTCTTTTATGCTTCTTTGCCCACTTAGAACAAAAGTCGAGCCAGAAAACAATGACGTAACCCCATTGTGGCTAAGACTCACTGTTAAATAGCTGGCTGCGCAGAtatttgttttcattattcCGATCTCTTGGACTTATTTTGGCTGCTTGGCTCATCTCCCAGCCACCTTCAGTTGAAATCAGCCATTGAAACCGTCAACACCTAAGCTCTTTAGTTCTGGGTTCTACTTAAATATTGTTTCAAGATTTGAATcgaaatcaaaaatacaaTAGACATGGTAAGTATAGaacaaaaattacatttgTGTATCTCcagaaaatgtatttatttcatGAGCACAGTTTGGCAAAATATTCTTATTGGTGGCCGTGATCTCACTAGCGTCGACAGCCACTCTGGAGAAAGGCGAGAGGGAAGAAGCTCTACATTTCGGGTAAGGTTACTGAAGTTCAAATCTAAAAATGTATCTCATAGTTAGTTCTCTCCCAGATTTCAAACGGAAAATGGCCATCAAAGAACAGAGGACATCAAATACACAGTGAGGCCTGAAACAGATACGGACCCCAAGGCAACGACTACTCCAAAACCTGTGGAATACCGAGGGGGCTACAGTTTTATCTCCGCGGATGGCTATGAGTATCAGGTCCTCTACAAGGCCAACAAAAACGGATTCCAGCCCTATGTGACGGCCCACAAAATCAAACCGGATAAGAGCTAAAAAAATCCACATTTatgtattttctttgttttgtgaTAGATGATTAAAAATCCGCATAATTTATCAGTGTATTAAGCGTGGCTCGAAAGCtccattttgttttgtggtGATTGTCTTCGCTGGAAAAAGCTTAGATAAACTCGGATCGGCTCGTTAATCGTTAATCATTTCGAGATACGCCGATTTCAACATCAACTGCATAAAAATGAGTTACTGTTTCACTAGGTCTGAGAAAGGGTATTTTAACTTTAAGgtgtgttttaaaatttataagtgAGTGAAAATACGGTACCTTTTTTGTCTCTATGGGCGTGATACTTTTATTGAATTTCAAAAAGgaatgtttataaaatttctATAAGGTTTCATACTTTTGGAATGGATTTTATTTCTGCATTGGACTGCAGTAGTTTGGAAACATACGCATTTAAGCTGTAGAAGGCGCTTTTGAactcaatttcaa contains the following coding sequences:
- the Cpr65Az gene encoding pupal cuticle protein 20, translating into MKPIILLALVCVTSCVWARPDGYPSARPPATYLPAKPPAAPPPKSGYGPPPKNGNGKPPPAPPRPSYGPPKNGNGKPPPAPPKPSYGPPPKNGNGKPPPSNGYIPPGNGDSGSSGNGGGGPEGGGEVIPIIKLESQVNTDGSYKYEYETGNGIKAEEMGYLKNAGVEGAEAQTAEGSFSYTSPEGEEISLTYIADENGFQPQGDHLPTPPPIPIEIQEALDKLAAGGGCHGCDDNEVGGQDNGGGSGYSYKRK
- the Prdm13 gene encoding protein snail; this encodes MHTTAQLDSLEQKRSASLIFRIEQLLPSSTTATTSTTEASLATSTTSSVASPAKKIRSNPRPGVYTSQYTPKDICSIAVPTAALLSAPAAPADSGRTHCQMSNGELIVSASLLRQIKLSEDVYSFNAIFELHGGQVRVRLVRDVARDDEIVAWFGEELVLLMGIPFLTPLNIQGNNRYTCHLCHLTFETPHPLKIHLALGCGRSAMDILWMRLHYALKAAARSQTTVNQLSPTPATSSTSSASPTHSPPPPMAARFSAFRPISAITSNLPLSTVTTTAGSTLSYLPSISMATAPLASHPMNAAAQIEAIVSNMGASKQGHLCIYCGKVYSRKYGLKIHIRTHTGFKPLKCKFCLRPFGDPSNLNKHVRLHLQTQPGSSSSGGGASSPVGGAGSDVDIEGESDAGHQCHICHKSLPRRRDLLRHMESRHGGSRHAHPSTTSTTTQAIDTITGSRPTASTSKSS
- the Cpr65Ay gene encoding endocuticle structural protein SgAbd-6, whose product is MFGKIFLLVAVISLASTATLEKGEREEALHFGFQTENGHQRTEDIKYTVRPETDTDPKATTTPKPVEYRGGYSFISADGYEYQVLYKANKNGFQPYVTAHKIKPDKS